A stretch of DNA from Thermanaerosceptrum fracticalcis:
TATTCGAGCCCATTCTTTAAGACAGCCAGGGTCGACACAAGATTAATGCACCATACATGGCACTTATCCGAACTGTCAAAGAGCCAACAGAGAAAGGGGATTTTTTTACCGTGAGGATGCTCAATTTTAGTATCGTCTAAGGCAATGATATCGCCGTCGGTCAGCCTGCTATCCGTGTTTTCTTGTAACCTGGCAAATCTGCCCAAAGAGAACCGGAGCCACTGAAAGGGCTTGGAGAGAAACCGGCTGAAGGCACTTTGAGAGATGATTTGCCCGGAAAGCAGTTGTTGTAAAAATGGAGCTTCCGTTGAAAACTTAGCATTTTGATTTGCAGAACTTGAATGATTAGCAAGGCCGCAGATGTAGGCAAAAGCCAGGAGCCACGCTGGAATTCCGGAGTGTTTGCGTATTCCGGACTGGGAAAACAGCAGAGACAGGTCAAACAAATCCCAAATTGTCTTGAGTACCGGGATTCCGGCACCTTGACCGTGATCCTTTTTTTCGAAAGTTGGTTTACACAGTTTCTTCATCAACATCACCCATATCGCTAGAGTGATGGTAAAAAATACCATCCAAAGCGATTATGGGGGCTTTTCGAAAAAGTCAAGACCTTTTTTGTCGAAAATTAGGATCTTTTTTAAAATATTTTTTGAGTTATTATTTTCTATTTATTTCCACCAACTGCATAACTCCTGCATATTATTATCTGCTGCCTGATAAATATCATAGATGGACTCACTCTCAGACCCCTGGGAGGTGGCTATCCCCACGGAAATGCTTATGGGTATGACCGAATGATTTGCATTGTATTGTTCAATTAGTTTTATAATTTCCCCCGCTTTTATATGGGCTGTTTCATTAGTTGTGCCGGGGAGAATAATACAGAATTCATCACCACCAACTCTGGCAATTACATCTGTTTTCCTAAAGGGTTTGGCCAGCAATCTCGCAAAGGATATTAATAAATCATCGCCGGCTCTGTGGCCTAAGGTGTCATTTGTAAGTTTTAGACCATCTACATCTACACAAATGATGCTTAAGGGTGTGTAATTCTTTAGATCTCTATTTAAACGGGCCATCTCTTCATCAAAGAAAGTCCTATTATATAAGCCGGTAAGACTATCATGATAACTGAGGTATCTATACCGGTTTTTACTTACCTTAAGTTCTTGTTGGGTATTCTCAATTACTGACAGCATTTTGTTAATTTCTGCTGCCAAACTGGATATTTCATCTTTGCCTTCAACGGGTACTCTTGAGGATAGGTCACTGTTAACGGCAATCTTTTGCACTGCAGCGCTCAATCTAGCTATGGGGGATAAAACCATTTTATGTAAAAGCAAAAAGATTAATGTGAAAAATGATACAATAGCGATAAACACAATGGCAATGTAAAAATATAAGGTAGCCAGTCCCTGGTTATAAATCTCCCGTTGTGCAGTAACCCCCAGCAGCATCACCGGCTGGTCAAAAATGTCCTTCAATACGGTATATCCTGTAATGAAGTCTTTGTCATAAATCTTGCTTATTAAATTATTATTTTTATCAGGTAAGGTTCTTAAGGAAGCATAATCAGGCAATTCTTTAATGGGTTTCAGTGTTAATGTCAATTGAGTAATGTCAGAAAGGATGCTTAATTCTGTATCATCAAATTTACGGGCCATGACTAAAGCACCTTTTGAAGGACCATCGTAATTACTGGTCAAAATGGGGCGGGAAGCTACCAGGAAGAGTCCCTCGGGTACTGATATGAGGCCAGATTTACTCATGTTTTTATCTGAAAGCTCAAAATGAAATAATTTTTTTCTCACCATTTCCCTAGAGCTTTCGGGAATATCAGTTTCTTTCTTATTGATTAAATCAAACCCTTTACTAAAAACAATTTCATCAGAGTTATTGATAAACATCATTAAACTGAGTTTATTGGTAATAAATGTTGGGTCAGTAAGGTTTGAGTTTATATATTCGGTTGAGAGATTTTGTACAAACTGGTAGCTATCGTCCCAAAAGGCCCAGTCACCCACTGTAACATTTAACGTCATAATTTCTCTTTGCAATGCATTTAGTCCCCGGTCAACATTTCTTTTGAGTATTCGCTCTTCCAGTTCCAGATAACCATTGTAGAGAACAAACTGAGAAGTGAAATAGACGAAAAGAAGGAGCCCTATTAAGAAAAACGCTATAAGAATCAAGGTTTTTTTCCGAAGAGTCATCACTTAACCTCACTAAATATTTTCCGAAATATTACTTGAAATCTATGTTTCTTCAAAAATAAGCAATAATCCTCTCTACCATAAAAATAAATAGTGACAACAAAAATTTCGCCCTTGGTCTTACCTTCCGGTAGCCAGGGGCTTACTACAGCTTTTCTTATATTACTTCTTAAACATTTTATAGCATTTTGGTTGGAATAAATGTATATGCTTACCCGTTTTATTTAGGAAACAGAGGGTAGTATACCTTTTTGATGTTTGCTTACACAATTGAACAATACGACCCCAGATTTTTTAACAACGCCGTTTTCTTTTCCAAATTACGAAGGACTTCCTGTAACCCAGGATGGTCATGGCCCGCTTCACAATCAATAAAAAAGATATAGTTACCCAATTCTTTTTTAGCCGGGCGGGATTCTATTTTGGTGAGATTAATGTTTTCCCTGGCGAACTCCCCTAAAACTTCATAGAGTCCTCCCGGGCGGTCCTTTTCCAGGGCCAGCACCAGGGAGGTTTTTTTCGTATCTGAATGGGGACAAGGGGTACGGCCTACCAAAAGAAAGCGTGTTTGATTACAGGGATAATCCCCAATGTCAGGGACCAGGATAGGTACGTTGTAGAACCGGTGAGTATCCCGTGAGGCAATGGCGGCCGTACCGGGGCCCATACTTGCGAGATTCTGTACTGCCTCGGCTGTACTATTGGCGGGAAGGCAACGTGCCTGGGGCAGTTTTTGCTGCAGAAACCTGCGGCACTGGGCCAGGGCCTGGGGATGGGAGAGCACGGTATGGATTTCCCCCAGGTCCTGGCTGTGACTGAAAAGGCAGTGGTTAATATTGAGAACTGTTTCCCCCTGGATATAGAGGGATAATTCATGGGCCAGCATGTCCAGGGTAATATTGACGGTCCCTTCAATAGAATTTTCGCCAGGCACTAAACCTGCATCCACACTTCCTTCTGCAACTGCCGTGAGGATATGGGGGATAGTGGGTAAGGCTTGCAACGTCCATTCCTGGGTATTCTCCAGGGTGAGGAGACAGCGGGAAGCGGCCTCGTAAGAATATGTTCCCACAGGTCCGAGAAAAGCCAAAATCTTTTTCATCTAGATCACCTGGGAGTAACCAAAATATTCGGGGGTACCGGAGAGATCAAATTTTTTGCCTACCGCCTGGGCAATGGGTTTGAGGCTGTTCATCAGCTTGTTAAAGTTCTCCGGCGTCAGGGACTGGGGACCGTCGGACAGAGCTTCGCTGGGATTAGGATGAACTTCGATTATCAGGCCGTCGGCGCCTGCAGCCACTGCCGCCTGGGCCATGGGCTGTACCCAGCGCCACTTGCCGGTACCGTGGCTGGGGTCGACGATGACCGGGAGATGGGTGAGGTACTTGATGACGGGAACGGCACTAAGGTCCAGGGTATTACGGGTATATGTTTCAAAGGTTCGGATACCACGTTCACATAATATTACCT
This window harbors:
- a CDS encoding CHASE4 domain-containing protein, with product MTLRKKTLILIAFFLIGLLLFVYFTSQFVLYNGYLELEERILKRNVDRGLNALQREIMTLNVTVGDWAFWDDSYQFVQNLSTEYINSNLTDPTFITNKLSLMMFINNSDEIVFSKGFDLINKKETDIPESSREMVRKKLFHFELSDKNMSKSGLISVPEGLFLVASRPILTSNYDGPSKGALVMARKFDDTELSILSDITQLTLTLKPIKELPDYASLRTLPDKNNNLISKIYDKDFITGYTVLKDIFDQPVMLLGVTAQREIYNQGLATLYFYIAIVFIAIVSFFTLIFLLLHKMVLSPIARLSAAVQKIAVNSDLSSRVPVEGKDEISSLAAEINKMLSVIENTQQELKVSKNRYRYLSYHDSLTGLYNRTFFDEEMARLNRDLKNYTPLSIICVDVDGLKLTNDTLGHRAGDDLLISFARLLAKPFRKTDVIARVGGDEFCIILPGTTNETAHIKAGEIIKLIEQYNANHSVIPISISVGIATSQGSESESIYDIYQAADNNMQELCSWWK
- the pheA gene encoding prephenate dehydratase, producing the protein MKKILAFLGPVGTYSYEAASRCLLTLENTQEWTLQALPTIPHILTAVAEGSVDAGLVPGENSIEGTVNITLDMLAHELSLYIQGETVLNINHCLFSHSQDLGEIHTVLSHPQALAQCRRFLQQKLPQARCLPANSTAEAVQNLASMGPGTAAIASRDTHRFYNVPILVPDIGDYPCNQTRFLLVGRTPCPHSDTKKTSLVLALEKDRPGGLYEVLGEFARENINLTKIESRPAKKELGNYIFFIDCEAGHDHPGLQEVLRNLEKKTALLKNLGSYCSIV